One genomic segment of Erysipelotrichaceae bacterium 66202529 includes these proteins:
- a CDS encoding cell division protein FtsL gives MAKAKIVKRKRRLRIEGLATLLLTVSIFGYFGAKFALKSYNITLQLKAQESEQKATALKEDVANLEADITKLEDRDRVLGMAEKEGIKTNQDNVVVVDKDEKK, from the coding sequence ATGGCGAAGGCAAAAATTGTGAAAAGAAAAAGAAGACTGCGTATCGAGGGTCTTGCGACTCTGCTGTTAACGGTATCCATTTTCGGATATTTTGGTGCCAAGTTTGCACTGAAGTCCTATAATATAACACTGCAGCTGAAGGCACAGGAGAGTGAGCAGAAGGCAACGGCATTGAAAGAGGACGTGGCAAATCTGGAGGCGGATATTACAAAGCTGGAGGATCGTGACCGCGTACTTGGAATGGCGGAAAAAGAGGGGATCAAAACGAATCAGGACAACGTTGTTGTTGTAGATAAAGACGAAAAGAAATAA